The Candidatus Sysuiplasma jiujiangense genome includes the window CAAGGACAACATAATGAAGATGACCGATGGTATGTTTCACAGGGTGTTCGATGAGGTCGCGGGCGAATATCCGGATTTGGCGAGCGAGCACCTGATTGTCGACATAGGGGCGGCCAAACTCGCCGATACTCCAGAGAAGTTCGACGTTATCGTGATGCCCAACCTCTATGGTGACATACTTTCTGATGTGGCAGCCCAGATAGCTGGCTCTGTCGGTCTCGCAGGAAGCGCAAATATTGGCAGCGAGGTGGCAATGTTCGAGGCTATTCATGGCTCCGCTCCAAAAAGGGCCGGTCAGAACGTTGCAAATCCGTCTGGTCTTCTGCTTGCCGCAGTTCAGATGCTGGTTCATATCGGCCAGGGGGATGTTGCCGCCCGGGTGCACAATGCCTGGCTGAAAACGATCGAGGATGGCATTCACACATACGATATATACGATCCGTCAATCTCCATGGAAAAGGTGGGCACACGCGAGTTCGCTGCGGCCGTGATTGCGCGACTCGGAAAAAAGCCACAGACGCTAAAGGCTGTCGATTATCCTGCGCATGACGAGCCCATTTCAGTCAAGTTGAAAAATAGACCACTTCAGGTCAAACAGCTGGTGGGCGTGGACGTCTTCGTTGAATGGCGCGGATCGGCCGAAATGCTGGGACAGCAGCTCGAGAAACAGGCAGGACCTGATTTTCAGCTTCAGATGATCACAAACAGGGGGACGAAAGTGTATCCCGGCGGCATGTCAGAAACCTTCTGCGTTGACCACTGGCGCTGCCGTTTTCAGGCTCCGGGCAACGATGGAACGGTAACCCATAAGATGGTTATCGGACTTCTCTCAAGGCTCGTGTCAGCCGACCTGCCTCCCGTTAAGACGGAGGGGCTGTTCACATTTGACGGTCTGCCTGGATATTCATTAGGCCAGGGACAGTAACAGACTTAGACTTTTTTGCATTGACTGCTATTCGCCCGACTGATTAGTAGCGTTAGCGATGACAATACCTGCTGGTCTGCTGCTTGGAATGTGAAAGTCATGAGATGTGTGAAACTGCCCATTTCAAAATACAGAGGGAAAATGCGGAGCCTGCCGAGCAACCTTCACAATCATCTGCATTTCCGACAATTTAAATGACGGATCGTTCTCATTGAACCGTTTTCCACCCGGGATTGACTGTTTTTGAGAATAGATCTGTTGGAGCATCAAGCCACCTTAACATTTGGCATGACATACAAGTCGATGGCATTCATACGCGACCACTGGTATCTCTGTGAGACGAAGTCATACTGAGACAGGGAGCAGAAGAAGAGGAGGCAGCGCATTGTCCGCTGCCTGTGTATGCTGCGAATAACATGACAATCTCACCGAACCTGTACACCCTCGTGTAAACGCTGTGTACACGGCGTTTCCTACCGGTCTCATGGCAGCATTTTATGCATCGGCGCAGGAATTGAGTGTACGCACAATCAGGGTGTGCTGTCACTCGACGAACCGTTCGCTACGCTATGCAGCCTTTCATCTTATCATGTACGGAAGCAGCACGATTACGATCTGCAGGATGTGCTGACGTGCCAGTGGCGCGGCAGCCCACGCGAACTGACGGTATTCTCGTGACTGCTGAGCAGAATCTATGGAAAATGGAGAAGCTCCTGGTCGCAGAACTCATCGTGAAGAGGGATGGAATACATTCAGGGATGAAGCACATGAAGATGGAAGATGCCCGGCATCCATCATCCACCTGTTTATTAGGAGGAGACCGGATTTCCTTGCAGAGACGGCGGTATATAAACGACAAAACTTTCAGCCGTACTCATGCCATTTAAGAAATGCCAGATCGGCTAAAGACGTGAATATTTTCGAGATCCCACTTCGGTAGCAATGAGTTAAGGAAACGCCCTCACTCAGAGAAGTAAACCATGACGAATATCCATGTAGCATACTTAAATAGCATGGATCGTTTAAACCAAGCAGAGCTTACTTGAGGGGAACGAATAGAAATTCAAGTGAGGACACTCCATGAAGAGAAAAAGTAGTTACGAATCGATGGGCCAGAGAATTTTGAGCAGCGGCAAAGGGAAAGCTATCGTTTTGATTGCAGTATTCGCGGTCGCGGTTATGGTCACCTCATCCGCGTTTGGTGCTTTTGTCTTGAGTCCCAAAGCGGGTTACGAACTCCGCAGTGCAAAGAGTTCTGTTTCTGCTACGCCAAGTGTCACGCCCAATACATGGCCGACCACCACGATGCAGGAACCCGGCTATACCGGCGGTAATTATTCCATGGCTGCTGTCGCTTCAGTAGAGCATCTCAACATATACCTGGCAGAGGATTTGTATAGTTTCTTCCTTCTCGATGAGATCTACGACTCGCCTGCTGTGACTGCGCCCAACAACACACTGATTCCATGGCTCTCCACGGGATGGAGCGAAACCAATGTCACAGGCAAGAATATGACCACTTTTGATCCGCTAAACGCCACGATGCAGAATGTGAGCTACATATGGACAGTTCACATCAGGCCTGGTGTACAGTGGACTGACTGGACACCGTCTGGCGCTTCAAGCACTTATATGTTCAGCAATCACACATCCTTCGACCTCTATAACTTTACCACAGGCGCCATACAAGGCTTCAATTACACATACAACTGGAGCTCGATGCCTATGCGCACTTATGAAGTCCAGTCGGCAGATTTTATTCTCACGTGGCTCATGTTGTCTTCTTCATTCGATTTCAGCGGCACATACCTTAACATAGTCAACGTAGAACCTGTAAACAATCTCACTGTTCAGTATTATCTCAGTGCGCAGTCGGCAAGTTTTGTCGACTATGTTTTACAGGATCCCGTCCTTCCCTACCACATCTGGGTCCAGCACGACTGGTCCAACACCCCGGGGACGTGGAATTACACTGCCTCAGCAAACGGTTACGACACATGGAATATGAATTATAGTGAAGCGACAGGTGTTGCCACTGGACTTGTGGGGAGTGGTCCTTTCATGATGAACGGCGGCTACGGAATGCCCACCGGAAACTGGAACACCGCAACCGGAAGCTGGGATCTCATTGTGAATCCTCATTATTTTGTCCAATATGTTCCTTCGCTCGAACAGTGGACGCCAAAGTTCTTTGAACTGAACGTTCCAAAGTATTCTTCCATTTCTGATGCTGCAACGGCTGAAAAGCTCGGATTGGTGGATACTATTGAACAGGGGCTTCCACCGACTTTCATTCCGACAATTTCGACGATGCCGAACACCTACATATATCACAAGCCTGCATCTTCGTTCGGCTATATTCAGCTGAACAGCCGCCCGCAGTACGCTCCACTCAACATAACCGCTTTCAGGCAGGCTCTGAACTACGCCACCGACAAGGAGTACATATCATCCGTCATTGATGAAGGGTATAACATCAACGGACCAAACGGAATTCCGAGTGCTGATGCTGAATGGTACAATGCGACAGCACCCAATTTCCCATACAATCCTTCTCTCGCAAAAAGCATGATAGCCAATATTTCAGGCATGAAATTGGTGAGCGGCGTCTGGAATTACAAGGGCAAGCCTGTTTCAATCACGATTCAGATATCGCCTTACAGTGAAGACCCTCTGGCCGTTGAAGGCGCCCAGGTTATCGCGAATGACTGGAACAGTATAGGCGTTCCCACGACTGTTGAACAGATGTCCTTTACCACGCAGGTTGCTAACACCATCAACTATGCGTTCCAGGCAACAGATCTCGGCATCACAGGGATTTCAGGCGATCCGACGGGCGACTTTATCGTATTCTACAACTCGAATTACGCATCGGCAGGCTTCTTCTTCGGACCCTATACAAACATAACCATTGCGGGCAAATTCTACAACACCACCCAGATAACAAATCTCGTCAACAACCTGACAGTTGAGCTGAATCTAGTTACAAATCTTGCAAAGAGGATAAGCATAGCTGATCAGATTGAAGGAATTGTTGCGCAGGAATCCACAATGATTAGCCTGGGCTACCCGATAGACATACTCGAATTCACCAACACTACGTTCACCGGCATAATAAAGGATACTCTTCCGATAGGTTCATTCATGTACTGGAACTTCCTGAGCCTCCATCTCAGAAAGAAGCCGTTGCCCATTCCAACCGCCCCACCGGTTCAGCTCAAGGTAGGCATCGTCACACAAAATACCGTCTACTGGGACGGGATGTATGGCAACGCAACGGTCCAAGTCAGGAACCAGTATGGCCAGCCGGTTAGCGGCGCAAGTGTTGTAGTTGGCTATACCCCGGCCGGGCCGCTTGTCAACATTACATCCAACAACGGAACGACGAACAGTGCGGGAATTTACACCTGGGAATTCAAGGTTTCTAATGCAAACGCCATACCCTTCACCAACGATTACTCGGGGTCAGTAAATATTCAGGCAGCTGCCTCAATGCCTTCCGCAGCCTCTGCATCGGGTCAGACATCGATTGATGTTTCCCCATACCCAGTAGAGTATAAGACGAGTGGAATGCCCGTCCTCGTAAACGGTTCAGCTCCAAAGGAATTCAACATAACTGTGTTGAACCCCTCCACCAATACACCATTGCCAAATTACAACTATATAATCCAGGCCCTTAACGGGGCAATCAACATGACGCCGACGAATACTTCTACGCAGACCGTTTCAACGCTCACTTCCTTTAACGCCTTCGGGTTTGGATTCCAGAACGTGACGATTCTCAATGGAACCTACGATTACAACCTGACTTCAATAAGCGGTTCAACCGGTGCCAATGGTACAATCTCGGTTTGGTTGGCTGTGAACAGTTCTTCGGTCAACTTTTCAGCGATGGGTGACCCGTTCCAGAGCTGGATCTTCCTTGGCGACTATGCCGGCGGCGGTCCGATGAGCGGGCTGTCTGGATTCGCTCCGATTGCACAACTCACTTCCTCCTCAAACAACAACCCGATTAATGGGCCCGAAGGTTTTGGCGTTACTCAGCCGGTAGGTCTACCAGTTGAGGTAACAACTTCAGCCCCAACGGTCGAATTGTCCCTCACTTCCAGTGCCGCTACTGTCGGCTATAACGGTAGCGCTTCTGTCTCGATCCGTGCAGTTAACGCGACAACGGGCGCCGGCGTACCCAACTACAATGTCACTCTACAGCTTCAGAATGCACTTGGTGCAAATCGCGGAATGCTCCTTAATTCAAGCGGCACCGAAATTCAGGCATTTAACCCGAACATATACTTCGCCAGCACTTATCTTCCAGCGATAGAACTCACGACAAGTGCTGGAGGTTATGCAAACGCGACATTCTCAGCGGATATGTTCACAAGCAACTACAACTCCACAGGAGTGTTCACATCTTATTCGTCAATCCCGTTTACAGATCCGTATCTGGTTCCGTTCGATGAATTCCAGCTTAGCGCTGTTGGTGCAGACATGCAGGTGGCTTTACTCACTATCACATCCACTGCTTTCGTCAACAGTGTATCACCGGTTCCTGTAGCCACAGGATATGTACAGAGCTCGCAGCTTGTAAATGGCAACATGGTGATATATGGAAACTCCACCTACAACCTGTATGTGAATTCGACGCTGAACTCTCCATACGGGCCATCGACCGCGGGTGTTGCGGCAACTGTGTCCGTAACCGCAGGCAGCGTCAGTTCGGCAACGGTGACCACATCTTCCAACGGCTCTGCACTGGTGACCTACACATCCCCCAATGTTACGGCAATTGTAGCAGCGACCATAACAGTCTCAACCTCTTCAGGTAACTCGACTCTCACCCTCTACATCCTGCCGAAACCCTATGTTGCGCCGGTAACTGTCACGAAGTCCAAGACTGTGTCAACGATTCCGGCTACCCTTTATGCAGGACTTGGTGTATTCGTCGTGCTGACTGTGATATTTGCAGCACTCTATGTCACTGCAAACCGCAAGCTACACCGTGTCGTGAAGACTGAGGAAAAACCGCCAGAGCATGACGAAGGGCAAGGTAAGACCTGAGCCACCGAAAAACGAGGAAGCTGAGTAATCAAACCCTTTTCTTTTCATATTTTGTTTAGGGCACAGGGGTGCTGCTGTTTGAATGTATATCTGATAATCAGGAAATTAGTCCAGGTCGTTATACTTCTTGTACTGATGGCCGCCGTACTTTTTGTAATATTCAGGCTGATGCCGGGTAATCCGGTTGATCTCTTTATTTATGGAGCAAAGACACACTATGCCACATCAACCGAAATAAAGATAGTCGAAGCAAGACTTGGACTGACCGGCGGCAAGTGGAATTTCCACAATTTCGTCGTGTATATGGTGGATATGTTCACGTTCAATTTCGGCTATGATTACTTTTCACAGGCAACAGTTTGGCAGATTATACTTAATGCCCTTCCATACTCCCTGCTGCTGCTGGGAACCGCCCTTGCACTTTCATTTGTAATCGGCCTTCCGATAGGCATACTCGCCACCTGGTACCGTGGCAAAAAGAAGGAAGCCGTCATAAATACATCAAACCTGATACTCAATTCCATACCATACTTCATACTGGCCATACTGTTCTATCTGTATTTTGTTGCATTCTATCCAATATTTCCTGTCAATGGATCGTTCGGAACCTACGATCTGTATCATATGTACTATCCGGCAATTTTTGCCAAGGTGCTCTATAAAATGACACTTCCACTGCTCTCCCTTGTTCTGGTGGAGGAGGCTGCCCATGTCCTTACAATGAGAGCTGCGATGGTTTCTGTCATGGGCGAGGACTTTATCACAACTGCAAGAGCAAAGGGAGTCGCAGAACGGACTATTTTCTTCAGGCATGCTGCCAGAAATGCGATGATACCTGTTTCTACCAGGATGGCTCTCGAGTTTGCGTTTCTGACAAGCGGTGCCATATTTGTTGAGGTCATATTTTCGTGGCCCGGCATCGGCTCTCTCATCTATACTGCAGCGCTGAATGAGGATTATCCGCTAAGTGAAGGCGCCCTTTTCATCATTTCTCTTGTCGTGATTCTCACGTACTCTATCATTGATTTTATACATGCGTGGCTAGACCCGAGGATAAGCGCCTCTTAGCGGTGTTCACATGCCTTCCAAAGACCAAGCATCAAATGTAGGGTTTTACAGGATGAGACTGCGATTTGCGCTCATCAACCTGCGCAAACAATGGAGACTCTACTACAGATCGGCCTACGGCAAAGCAGGACTCTACATGCTTATATTTTTCATCATAATCTCGGTGGCCGCGCCAATCATCACCATGCATCCCCCTGAGACATTTTTTGCCCCGCAGATAGACGCGTACGTCGCAACACAGGAAATGGCATCTCCCGTTGTGTCTTCAGGAACCTATTCGGCCGCAAATATTTACGCACCTGTTTCATCACTTCTGAGTCCTACGGGCAGTTATCTTGTATACGTCAGCACCCCGGGCGGCAGGGTGGTGGCTGTAGGGCTCGGAGCTTCACCGGACACCCCGGAGGGATCTGTTTTCGAAATTGCGAACGCTTCCGTCCCGAGTGGCGGCTTCGCATTTCCTGCAAGCGTCTTTCCTCTCTCCAATTACCAGTCCCTGATCACGACCTCGACACTGAACTACAGCAACTACATGATGGTCTCATCAACTGGAGGAGGGATAAGCAGCATAAGAGTCAGCGAGCTGGAATGGTCTGGAGGAATACCAGGATACGGAAAGATACGCGTTTTGGACAATGAGACTGTCAGATTGAACGGAACGCTCCTCCTTTCTCCGGACACCAATTCGCCTTCGACTGCTGCTCCGCTTCCTCCCTGGGTGCCTTTCAATAGCCCTTCCGCCGAAATCAATGGTTTCACCTCTGCAATGATCTTTGCCATAATCAGCAATTCGAGCGGCACCTTTCTTGAGGCATACGGCATCAATCCGATGACGCTGATGTGGTCTCTTCCACTTCCTGGAAACGGTACAGCTGCAGAACCGCTTTACATGGGATCGTATTACAGTCCTGGCAAGATATCCTCTGCAACGCTTCTTGTCGAAAGAAGCAATTCCATTGCCGGCCTGAATCCTGTGACGGGCAAAATAGCGTGGCTGCAGGATAATTTCACCTCGCCACTCAATACTACGATCGGCCTAAAGGCACCACAAGATTACCAGATTCTCAACTCACCCAACAACAGCGCGATGTTCGTCTCCGGCAATAGGCTGCTTGGCATAAATGTGCTGAACGGCAGCGTTTACACCATTTACACTACGAAGACGGATATAACGACCTTTGCCACGACACCCGGCAGCTCAGGCTTTCCTTCTTCGATTATCGCAGTTACCCATTACCATTTCTACCTCATACGTGGACAGGGGCGTCTTTACGCAGGCGGCAAGATCAAGATACCTGTGGTATCTGGTGATTTCCTCAGTTCGCCGCTGTATGATCCCAATACCCAGACATTTGTTTTGCTTTCCACTCAGGGATCCATGGTTTCTGTTTCATCAATCGTTGGCAAATATCCCTTCCTCTGGCATGCTAGTTATCTTCCCGGGACTCAGGACTCCCCCCCGTCGCTCCTCGCGAATGCGAATACGGGAGGTTACTCCCTCGCGTTCAACAACCGTAATGGCAAACTCGTTCTGTACTCGATGGTCGGTTCAGACAAGAATCCGCTCCCCCCGACACTGCACTCTCCATCGGGTAATGTCTATCTCTTCGGCACGAACATTTACGGGCAGGACTTGTGGAGTCAGTGGGTCGCCAGTTTTCCCGTTGATTTGGAGGTTGGAATTGTTGTAGCGGCTGGAACGCTGCTGATATCCGTCGTAGTTGCAATGCTCGTAGGATATCTGGGTGGCTTCGTTGGTTCGTCGCTTGAAACATTCTCGCTAATTATCTTTCTCATTCCGACGATCCCTCTTGTGATAGTAATGGCCTCTATCCTTGGAAGCAAATCGCTTTTGAATATCATACTCGTATTCATCGCAGTCGGTTGGCCTTTCACGACATTCACGCTCATCGGAGTTGTCAAATCGCTGCGTTCCCGTACGTTCATTGAAGCATCAAAGGCATGCGGAGCTGGGACGATGCAGATCCTCCGAAGACACATGCTTTCAAACATGACACCACTGCTGGCGTACCTTACGGCGATAGGTATAGGTGCGGCGGTCGGGGGCATTTCAGGTCTGCAGGTGCTTGGAATTGGCCCGACAGACATACCAACATGGGGAGCAATGCTCAATCCATTTTACACTAATTTCTTTCTTGTGGCAAGAGCATGGTGGTGGGTCATTCCGCCGACAGTAACACTCACTGCGTTTATATTCATGTTCGTTTTCATATCGCGGGGACTGGACGAAGTGGTCAATCCGCGTCTCAGGAGGCGCTGATTTGGTAACTGAAACTATGCTTCACGTAACGCCCAAGCAGACAGTTTCATCCCCTGTAGTCGAAATTAAAGATTTTTCGGTAAACTTTACCACCGCTGACGGAACACTCAATGCTCTTGACAGGGTGAATCTCACAATTGAGAAAGGAGAAATATTGGGTATCCTGGGTGAGAGCGGCTCGGGAAAGTCCACACTGGCACTTTCCATGATGGGCATGCTGCCGGAGAACGCGCATGTAACGGGGGAGGTAATGCTTCTTAACACGACTGTTTCCGCTCCTGATATTTCCGGTGCGGCGTTTCTGAAAATGAAAAGGAGACGTTCAAAGATCCTGAGCGAAAAACTCCGCAACATCCGGTGGAAGTCCGTTTCGATGGTCTTCCAGGGTTCGATGAATGCGTTCAATCCTGTT containing:
- a CDS encoding ABC transporter permease; this translates as MPGNPVDLFIYGAKTHYATSTEIKIVEARLGLTGGKWNFHNFVVYMVDMFTFNFGYDYFSQATVWQIILNALPYSLLLLGTALALSFVIGLPIGILATWYRGKKKEAVINTSNLILNSIPYFILAILFYLYFVAFYPIFPVNGSFGTYDLYHMYYPAIFAKVLYKMTLPLLSLVLVEEAAHVLTMRAAMVSVMGEDFITTARAKGVAERTIFFRHAARNAMIPVSTRMALEFAFLTSGAIFVEVIFSWPGIGSLIYTAALNEDYPLSEGALFIISLVVILTYSIIDFIHAWLDPRISAS
- a CDS encoding ABC transporter permease, giving the protein MPSKDQASNVGFYRMRLRFALINLRKQWRLYYRSAYGKAGLYMLIFFIIISVAAPIITMHPPETFFAPQIDAYVATQEMASPVVSSGTYSAANIYAPVSSLLSPTGSYLVYVSTPGGRVVAVGLGASPDTPEGSVFEIANASVPSGGFAFPASVFPLSNYQSLITTSTLNYSNYMMVSSTGGGISSIRVSELEWSGGIPGYGKIRVLDNETVRLNGTLLLSPDTNSPSTAAPLPPWVPFNSPSAEINGFTSAMIFAIISNSSGTFLEAYGINPMTLMWSLPLPGNGTAAEPLYMGSYYSPGKISSATLLVERSNSIAGLNPVTGKIAWLQDNFTSPLNTTIGLKAPQDYQILNSPNNSAMFVSGNRLLGINVLNGSVYTIYTTKTDITTFATTPGSSGFPSSIIAVTHYHFYLIRGQGRLYAGGKIKIPVVSGDFLSSPLYDPNTQTFVLLSTQGSMVSVSSIVGKYPFLWHASYLPGTQDSPPSLLANANTGGYSLAFNNRNGKLVLYSMVGSDKNPLPPTLHSPSGNVYLFGTNIYGQDLWSQWVASFPVDLEVGIVVAAGTLLISVVVAMLVGYLGGFVGSSLETFSLIIFLIPTIPLVIVMASILGSKSLLNIILVFIAVGWPFTTFTLIGVVKSLRSRTFIEASKACGAGTMQILRRHMLSNMTPLLAYLTAIGIGAAVGGISGLQVLGIGPTDIPTWGAMLNPFYTNFFLVARAWWWVIPPTVTLTAFIFMFVFISRGLDEVVNPRLRRR
- a CDS encoding ABC transporter substrate-binding protein — its product is MKRKSSYESMGQRILSSGKGKAIVLIAVFAVAVMVTSSAFGAFVLSPKAGYELRSAKSSVSATPSVTPNTWPTTTMQEPGYTGGNYSMAAVASVEHLNIYLAEDLYSFFLLDEIYDSPAVTAPNNTLIPWLSTGWSETNVTGKNMTTFDPLNATMQNVSYIWTVHIRPGVQWTDWTPSGASSTYMFSNHTSFDLYNFTTGAIQGFNYTYNWSSMPMRTYEVQSADFILTWLMLSSSFDFSGTYLNIVNVEPVNNLTVQYYLSAQSASFVDYVLQDPVLPYHIWVQHDWSNTPGTWNYTASANGYDTWNMNYSEATGVATGLVGSGPFMMNGGYGMPTGNWNTATGSWDLIVNPHYFVQYVPSLEQWTPKFFELNVPKYSSISDAATAEKLGLVDTIEQGLPPTFIPTISTMPNTYIYHKPASSFGYIQLNSRPQYAPLNITAFRQALNYATDKEYISSVIDEGYNINGPNGIPSADAEWYNATAPNFPYNPSLAKSMIANISGMKLVSGVWNYKGKPVSITIQISPYSEDPLAVEGAQVIANDWNSIGVPTTVEQMSFTTQVANTINYAFQATDLGITGISGDPTGDFIVFYNSNYASAGFFFGPYTNITIAGKFYNTTQITNLVNNLTVELNLVTNLAKRISIADQIEGIVAQESTMISLGYPIDILEFTNTTFTGIIKDTLPIGSFMYWNFLSLHLRKKPLPIPTAPPVQLKVGIVTQNTVYWDGMYGNATVQVRNQYGQPVSGASVVVGYTPAGPLVNITSNNGTTNSAGIYTWEFKVSNANAIPFTNDYSGSVNIQAAASMPSAASASGQTSIDVSPYPVEYKTSGMPVLVNGSAPKEFNITVLNPSTNTPLPNYNYIIQALNGAINMTPTNTSTQTVSTLTSFNAFGFGFQNVTILNGTYDYNLTSISGSTGANGTISVWLAVNSSSVNFSAMGDPFQSWIFLGDYAGGGPMSGLSGFAPIAQLTSSSNNNPINGPEGFGVTQPVGLPVEVTTSAPTVELSLTSSAATVGYNGSASVSIRAVNATTGAGVPNYNVTLQLQNALGANRGMLLNSSGTEIQAFNPNIYFASTYLPAIELTTSAGGYANATFSADMFTSNYNSTGVFTSYSSIPFTDPYLVPFDEFQLSAVGADMQVALLTITSTAFVNSVSPVPVATGYVQSSQLVNGNMVIYGNSTYNLYVNSTLNSPYGPSTAGVAATVSVTAGSVSSATVTTSSNGSALVTYTSPNVTAIVAATITVSTSSGNSTLTLYILPKPYVAPVTVTKSKTVSTIPATLYAGLGVFVVLTVIFAALYVTANRKLHRVVKTEEKPPEHDEGQGKT
- a CDS encoding NADP-dependent isocitrate dehydrogenase — encoded protein: MSKIDERLNHAPVPVTVAYGDGIGPEIMEATLKIITAGGASLAVESIQIGESVYNRGITSGIEHSSWDSLRRTRVFLKAPITTPQGGGFKSLNVTVRKTLGLFANVRPCLSYAPFIATKHPGMDVVIIRENEEDLYGGIEHRQTDEVVQCLKLISRPGSERLIRYAFEYARRYGRRKVSCFTKDNIMKMTDGMFHRVFDEVAGEYPDLASEHLIVDIGAAKLADTPEKFDVIVMPNLYGDILSDVAAQIAGSVGLAGSANIGSEVAMFEAIHGSAPKRAGQNVANPSGLLLAAVQMLVHIGQGDVAARVHNAWLKTIEDGIHTYDIYDPSISMEKVGTREFAAAVIARLGKKPQTLKAVDYPAHDEPISVKLKNRPLQVKQLVGVDVFVEWRGSAEMLGQQLEKQAGPDFQLQMITNRGTKVYPGGMSETFCVDHWRCRFQAPGNDGTVTHKMVIGLLSRLVSADLPPVKTEGLFTFDGLPGYSLGQGQ